A window of Hevea brasiliensis isolate MT/VB/25A 57/8 chromosome 14, ASM3005281v1, whole genome shotgun sequence contains these coding sequences:
- the LOC131173440 gene encoding uncharacterized protein LOC131173440: MGIEQMVLLFLILFNCLHLLASSSPLHKAFVSDSLQKRNVGLTGRHEDKINDDGDSSGRSGIVNGSKFAHGGTSGGRSAGAGAHGGGSTGGTETGNDNGNSQSGAAVVPVIVAGAANNNRNRNSHRNAANCNRNCIKFPTMIMTTLTTLIAHIYM; encoded by the exons ATGGGAATTGAACAGATGGTGTTGTTGTTTCTCATACTCTTCAACTGCTTGCATTTGTTAGCTTCTTCATCTCCACTTCACAAGGCCTTTGTTTCAG ATTCTCTGCAGAAGCGTAATGTTGGACTTACAGGCAGACATGAAGACAAAATCAATGATGATGGTGATAGCAGTGGAAGAAGTGGTATAGTAAATGGCAGCAAATTTGCCCATGGAGGTACAAGTGGCGGTCGGTCAGCTGGGGCAGGTGCACATGGTGGTGGATCAACTGGTGGGACTGAAACTGGAAATGACAATGGCAATTCACAATCAGGCGCAGCAGTTGTCCCTGTTATTGTAGCTGGTGCTGCTAATAATAATCGCAACAGAAACAGCCACCGTAATGCTGCTAACTGCAACAGGAACTGCATAAAATTTCCCACTATGATTATGACCACATTAACTACTCTTATTGCACATATTTATATGTAG